From the genome of Sphingobacterium kitahiroshimense, one region includes:
- a CDS encoding type I restriction endonuclease, whose protein sequence is MDFKDEIRQFSKRVDRLLPQIKTEEATKTSLVMPFLKILGYDVFDPFEVQPEFIADIGIKKGEKVDYAILRDEKPVILIECKHFADGLDPHNSQLFRYFHTTEAKFGLLTNGIEYRFYTDLVTANKMDEKPFFEFKIMDIKDNEVSELKKFHKTVFDLESISSVASDLKYFNELTILANSEIQNPSDEFVRFFTKQVYPSVVTAKVLEQFTPLVKRVFTQIINDQIAERLKSALKKETEVEEQNASTVPIEHDAVIVTTEEEIDGFLVVKSILRKDIEVGRIFMRDNQSYCGILLDDNNRKPICRFYFTPNRLRIGLFDKEKKEVKYDLQSLDDIYKYSEQIVETVANY, encoded by the coding sequence ATGGATTTTAAAGATGAAATTCGTCAGTTCTCCAAAAGAGTAGATCGACTTTTACCGCAGATCAAAACCGAAGAAGCTACCAAAACATCCCTCGTGATGCCATTTCTCAAAATATTAGGGTACGATGTTTTTGATCCTTTTGAGGTACAACCAGAATTTATAGCTGATATTGGTATTAAGAAAGGTGAGAAAGTTGATTACGCCATCTTACGCGACGAAAAACCCGTTATTTTGATCGAGTGCAAGCATTTCGCTGATGGCCTTGATCCACACAACTCACAGCTATTCCGTTATTTTCATACCACAGAGGCCAAGTTCGGACTATTGACCAATGGTATTGAGTACCGTTTCTATACAGATCTTGTGACGGCCAATAAGATGGATGAAAAACCCTTCTTCGAATTCAAGATTATGGATATCAAGGACAATGAAGTGTCCGAGTTGAAAAAATTCCATAAAACAGTATTTGATCTAGAGAGCATCTCTAGTGTAGCCAGCGATTTAAAATATTTTAATGAATTGACTATTTTGGCCAATTCTGAAATACAGAACCCAAGTGATGAGTTTGTTCGATTTTTCACCAAACAAGTATATCCGAGTGTTGTCACGGCAAAAGTATTAGAACAATTCACTCCACTTGTAAAGCGCGTATTTACCCAAATCATTAATGACCAAATAGCCGAACGACTCAAAAGTGCGCTTAAAAAAGAAACGGAGGTTGAGGAGCAAAATGCATCCACAGTTCCGATTGAGCATGATGCGGTTATTGTAACAACAGAAGAGGAGATTGACGGATTTTTAGTCGTGAAGTCTATTTTGCGCAAAGACATTGAAGTGGGACGCATTTTTATGCGCGACAACCAGTCTTATTGTGGTATACTGCTCGATGATAATAACCGGAAGCCTATCTGTCGATTTTATTTCACTCCAAATCGCCTACGTATTGGATTGTTCGATAAAGAGAAAAAGGAAGTGAAATATGATCTCCAATCGTTAGACGATATATACAAATACTCCGAGCAGATTGTGGAGACAGTCGCGAACTATTAA
- a CDS encoding thermonuclease family protein codes for MKNTYRKWSLLFSSLLLISSPITGCHSKSKDHKQKMLGFSDNGITDSKIASDIYLVTKVSDGDTFWCKNDREQRIKIRLIGIDAPEPRNYFRMKEQAFGKEASQYAKNLLLNEKVRLEFDVDSLDQFGRTLAYAYLLDNTFVNEKIIKDGYAVLMTIAPNVKYEKRFFEGQKYARENKLGLWAKPITE; via the coding sequence ATGAAAAATACTTATCGAAAATGGAGCTTACTGTTCAGTTCTCTTCTTCTGATATCATCTCCGATAACTGGATGCCATTCTAAATCAAAAGATCACAAACAGAAAATGTTGGGATTTTCGGACAATGGAATAACCGACAGTAAAATTGCATCTGACATTTATCTCGTCACTAAGGTATCTGATGGAGATACTTTCTGGTGTAAAAACGATCGAGAGCAGCGAATCAAAATTCGTCTTATCGGAATAGATGCGCCGGAGCCCCGCAATTACTTTCGGATGAAAGAGCAGGCTTTTGGGAAAGAGGCTTCTCAATATGCAAAAAATCTTCTTCTAAATGAAAAAGTTAGACTGGAATTTGATGTAGATTCATTGGATCAATTTGGTCGTACACTAGCTTATGCTTATCTACTTGATAATACTTTTGTAAATGAAAAAATTATCAAAGATGGGTATGCGGTCCTGATGACGATTGCTCCGAATGTAAAATATGAAAAACGTTTCTTTGAGGGCCAAAAATATGCTCGGGAAAATAAATTAGGTTTGTGGGCAAAACCAATTACAGAATGA
- a CDS encoding DUF6804 family protein encodes MNLKNLKIILICGLILALLPLPYGYFTVLRVFSCVVFILLILNIPKSKRKRDNRELIIYLILLILFQPILKLPLGRTIWNIVDVFTAIWLLLNLNSKKKK; translated from the coding sequence ATGAATCTAAAAAATCTTAAAATAATATTGATATGCGGATTGATCTTAGCATTACTTCCCTTACCTTATGGCTACTTTACTGTACTTCGCGTATTTTCATGTGTTGTATTTATCCTGCTCATATTAAATATCCCTAAGAGCAAAAGAAAGAGAGATAATAGAGAACTTATTATCTATTTAATATTATTAATCTTATTTCAACCTATTCTAAAACTTCCATTAGGACGGACAATCTGGAACATCGTTGATGTCTTTACTGCAATATGGTTACTACTGAATCTGAATAGTAAGAAAAAGAAATGA
- a CDS encoding OmpA family protein, with translation MAKKEGNNIFWVGFSDLMTSLFFIVLVLFVVTYVNNRNTIIAQDEQLQVYKEVENSLMPLKDNSSFTYEDKYKRFLLSFDVKFKPSKFEIMDGNLERYQETKTNIINAGKKLKQVLDDVVNSAKEQNRENKEKVSYLVIISGYASKLYSADTSPIGMKKEYDLSYNRAYALWEFWKKEGIDFEEKAYGELIDLQLSGNGWGGVGRKIDNEDNNQRFIIQIVPKISNRKL, from the coding sequence ATGGCTAAAAAAGAAGGAAACAATATTTTCTGGGTTGGATTTTCTGACTTGATGACAAGTTTGTTTTTTATTGTACTGGTCTTATTTGTTGTTACATATGTCAACAATAGAAATACCATTATTGCACAAGATGAACAATTACAAGTTTATAAAGAAGTCGAAAATTCGCTCATGCCTTTAAAGGACAATAGTTCATTTACCTACGAGGACAAGTACAAACGTTTTTTACTTAGCTTCGATGTTAAATTTAAACCTTCCAAGTTTGAGATTATGGATGGTAATTTGGAAAGATATCAAGAAACCAAAACTAATATTATTAATGCCGGTAAAAAGCTTAAACAAGTTTTAGATGACGTTGTCAATTCTGCTAAAGAACAAAATCGGGAGAATAAAGAGAAGGTATCTTACTTAGTTATCATATCTGGATATGCATCAAAACTCTATAGTGCAGATACTTCTCCTATTGGAATGAAAAAAGAGTACGACCTGAGTTATAATCGTGCATACGCCCTTTGGGAGTTTTGGAAAAAAGAAGGGATAGATTTTGAAGAGAAAGCTTATGGAGAACTTATAGATTTACAGCTATCTGGCAATGGATGGGGGGGAGTAGGACGTAAGATTGATAATGAAGATAATAACCAACGTTTTATTATACAAATCGTTCCTAAGATTTCGAATCGTAAGTTATAG